The following are encoded together in the Streptomyces sp. NBC_00341 genome:
- a CDS encoding SRPBCC family protein: MARRLRSVDLDFVEAAPLRLVFAAEVAAPPEAVYRALADDVEGWPGWFTQLTSARPIDAGAGREVRLRGGIRFRETIVAAEPGSRYAYRIDDSNAPGLQALVEEWLLTPAGTGTRVQWTFAADGSALFRFTMRRARPAVGRSFRDAVRNLGRRLSGPAGG, encoded by the coding sequence ATGGCACGCCGACTCCGCTCCGTGGACCTCGACTTCGTCGAGGCCGCACCGCTGAGACTGGTCTTCGCCGCCGAGGTGGCCGCGCCACCCGAGGCCGTCTATCGCGCCCTGGCCGATGACGTCGAGGGCTGGCCCGGCTGGTTCACCCAGCTGACGTCGGCGCGGCCGATCGACGCGGGCGCGGGGCGCGAGGTACGGCTCCGGGGCGGGATCAGGTTCCGGGAGACGATCGTCGCCGCCGAGCCCGGCAGCCGGTACGCCTACCGCATCGACGACTCCAACGCCCCCGGTCTGCAGGCCCTGGTGGAGGAGTGGCTGCTGACCCCGGCCGGTACCGGCACCCGGGTGCAGTGGACCTTCGCCGCCGACGGCTCTGCGCTGTTCCGGTTCACGATGCGGCGGGCGCGGCCTGCGGTGGGCAGGTCGTTCCGGGACGCCGTGCGCAACCTCGGCCGGCGGCTCTCCGGACCGGCCGGGGGCTGA
- a CDS encoding PLP-dependent cysteine synthase family protein, producing the protein MNTSENRSEHGHDGEAVATADIDRTDLAYRAWLKEAVRKVQADANRSADTHLLRFPLPESWGIDLYLKDESTHPTGSLKHRLARSLFLYGLCNGWIRPGKPVIEASSGSTAVSEAYFAKLIGVPFIAVMPRTTSPEKCRLIEFHGGRCHFVDDSRRLYEESATLAAESGGHYMDQFTYAERATDWRGNNNIAESIYQQLRLERYPEPAWIVATAGTGGTSATIARYVHYMQHDTRICVPDPENSCFFDGWTRHDPLATSDCGSRIEGIGRPRMEPSFVPGAIDRMMKVPDAATVAAVRALERSIGRKAGGSTGTGLWSAFKLVAEMLAQGATGSIVTLICDPGDRYLDKYYSDSWLAAQGLDIAPYTRTIDHFLNTGSWPGPQGSKA; encoded by the coding sequence ATGAACACGAGTGAGAACAGAAGTGAGCACGGACACGACGGCGAAGCGGTGGCGACCGCCGACATCGACCGCACCGACCTCGCGTACCGGGCCTGGCTCAAGGAAGCCGTACGCAAGGTCCAGGCCGATGCCAACCGCTCGGCCGACACACATCTGCTGCGCTTCCCGCTGCCCGAGAGCTGGGGCATCGACCTCTATCTCAAGGACGAGTCGACGCACCCCACCGGCAGTCTCAAGCACCGGCTGGCGCGCTCGCTCTTCCTCTACGGGCTCTGCAACGGCTGGATCCGCCCCGGAAAGCCGGTGATCGAGGCGTCGAGCGGTTCGACCGCCGTCTCGGAGGCGTACTTCGCCAAGCTGATCGGGGTGCCGTTCATCGCCGTGATGCCCCGCACCACCAGCCCCGAGAAGTGCCGGCTCATCGAATTCCACGGTGGCCGCTGCCACTTCGTGGACGACTCGCGCAGGCTGTACGAGGAGTCCGCCACGCTCGCGGCGGAGTCCGGCGGCCACTACATGGACCAGTTCACCTATGCCGAGCGGGCCACGGACTGGCGCGGCAACAACAACATCGCGGAGTCGATCTACCAGCAGCTGCGGCTGGAGCGGTACCCGGAGCCCGCCTGGATCGTCGCCACGGCGGGTACCGGCGGCACGTCCGCGACCATCGCGCGGTACGTGCACTACATGCAGCACGACACCCGGATCTGTGTGCCCGACCCGGAGAACTCCTGTTTCTTCGACGGCTGGACCCGTCACGACCCGCTGGCCACCAGCGACTGCGGATCGCGCATCGAGGGCATCGGCCGGCCCCGGATGGAGCCGAGCTTCGTCCCGGGAGCCATCGACCGGATGATGAAGGTCCCGGACGCGGCCACGGTCGCGGCCGTGCGTGCGCTGGAGCGGTCCATCGGGCGCAAGGCCGGCGGTTCCACCGGAACGGGGCTGTGGAGCGCGTTCAAGCTGGTTGCGGAGATGCTGGCACAGGGCGCCACCGGCAGCATCGTCACCCTGATCTGCGACCCCGGCGACCGCTACCTCGACAAGTACTACTCCGACTCCTGGCTGGCCGCGCAGGGCCTGGACATCGCGCCGTACACCCGGACCATCGACCACTTCCTGAACACCGGCAGCTGGCCCGGCCCGCAGGGGAGCAAGGCCTGA
- a CDS encoding ATP-binding protein: protein MISEPSRHCTVELQALPSRIGQVRRIISAQLRYWHLDPLIDQAALGVTELLTNVHRHAQPDKSCTVEVELLLERLTVSVHDHDPRLPTVREADDSATSGRGLALIAAVSESWGVRPRGGAGKIVWFTLPAPSLFAVQPPHSVYGATTDGPFDLSGIMAPEGVQPSVARSVSVG, encoded by the coding sequence GTGATCAGCGAGCCAAGCAGGCACTGCACGGTGGAGCTCCAGGCCCTGCCGTCGCGGATCGGTCAGGTCCGCAGAATCATCTCGGCGCAATTGCGCTACTGGCATCTCGATCCCTTGATCGACCAGGCAGCGCTGGGCGTCACGGAACTCCTGACCAATGTCCACCGGCATGCACAGCCGGACAAATCCTGCACCGTCGAGGTCGAGTTGCTGCTCGAACGGCTGACGGTGTCCGTCCACGACCACGACCCACGGCTGCCGACCGTGCGCGAGGCCGACGACTCCGCCACGTCGGGGCGCGGACTCGCACTGATCGCCGCGGTCAGCGAGAGCTGGGGTGTCCGCCCCCGGGGCGGAGCCGGAAAGATCGTCTGGTTCACCCTTCCGGCCCCTTCCCTGTTCGCCGTCCAGCCACCGCATTCGGTGTACGGGGCGACGACCGACGGACCGTTCGACCTGAGCGGGATCATGGCGCCGGAGGGTGTGCAGCCCTCGGTGGCACGGTCCGTGTCGGTCGGCTGA
- a CDS encoding SHOCT domain-containing protein: MNTLAFNGGPGPWILLFPLIWAAVVIGVVTVVRRTVRRGRRGPWQFGAGQAGPSGPSPIDMLGRRFAAGEIDEDDYWRRLSVLDEQFGTRGRGSAV; the protein is encoded by the coding sequence ATGAACACCCTGGCCTTCAACGGGGGACCCGGACCGTGGATCCTCCTCTTCCCGCTCATCTGGGCGGCCGTCGTCATCGGCGTCGTCACGGTCGTACGACGCACCGTCCGGCGCGGCAGGCGCGGACCCTGGCAGTTCGGAGCCGGACAGGCCGGCCCCTCCGGCCCCTCCCCGATCGACATGCTCGGGCGCCGCTTCGCCGCCGGAGAGATCGACGAGGACGACTACTGGCGCCGCCTCTCCGTCCTCGACGAGCAGTTCGGCACCCGCGGCAGGGGTAGTGCGGTATGA
- a CDS encoding TetR/AcrR family transcriptional regulator, translating to MSTPDRLIEATQELLWERGYVGTSPKAIQQRADAGQGSMYHHFSGKPELALAAIRRTSAEMRETAGRTFDSPGSAYERISRYLLRERDVLRGCPVGRLTMDPDVIVSDELRSPVDETIGWLRGRLAEIVQEGLDRGEFTHALVPDDIAATIVATVQGGYVLARASGSTDAFDAAVRGLLTLLAPATAAG from the coding sequence ATGAGCACTCCGGACCGACTGATCGAAGCCACCCAGGAGCTCCTGTGGGAGCGCGGATATGTGGGCACGAGCCCCAAGGCCATCCAGCAGCGGGCGGACGCCGGCCAGGGCAGCATGTACCACCACTTCAGCGGAAAGCCCGAGCTGGCTCTCGCCGCCATCCGGCGTACGTCCGCCGAGATGCGCGAGACGGCCGGCCGCACCTTCGACTCGCCCGGCTCCGCGTACGAGCGCATCTCGCGCTACCTGCTGCGTGAGCGCGATGTGCTGCGGGGCTGCCCGGTGGGGCGGCTGACGATGGACCCGGACGTCATCGTGAGCGACGAACTGCGCTCCCCCGTCGACGAGACGATCGGGTGGCTGCGCGGCAGGCTGGCCGAGATCGTCCAGGAGGGCCTGGACCGGGGCGAGTTCACCCACGCCCTGGTGCCCGACGACATCGCGGCGACGATCGTCGCGACCGTGCAGGGCGGCTACGTACTGGCCCGCGCCTCCGGCTCGACGGACGCCTTCGACGCCGCCGTCCGGGGACTGCTCACACTGCTCGCCCCCGCTACGGCTGCCGGCTGA
- a CDS encoding cupin domain-containing protein, translating to MRITRNRPDTQAGPPGHFTGSVWLDELAAPEQPSRLRAFSVHFAPGGHTAWHTHPHGQVLHVTEGEGLVQRRGGPVEPIRAGDTVWIEPDEWHWHGAAPRTFMTHLALVEAAEDGSTIHWHPDAGVAEYPAA from the coding sequence ATGCGCATCACCAGAAACCGCCCGGACACGCAGGCCGGACCGCCCGGACACTTCACCGGCAGCGTCTGGCTCGACGAGCTCGCGGCGCCCGAACAGCCTTCCCGACTCAGGGCGTTCAGCGTGCACTTCGCCCCGGGCGGGCACACCGCCTGGCACACCCACCCGCACGGCCAGGTCCTCCATGTCACCGAGGGCGAGGGCCTGGTGCAGCGCCGGGGCGGTCCGGTGGAGCCGATCCGGGCGGGCGACACCGTGTGGATCGAGCCGGACGAATGGCACTGGCACGGCGCCGCACCCCGCACCTTCATGACCCATCTGGCCCTCGTCGAGGCGGCCGAGGACGGCTCAACCATCCACTGGCACCCCGACGCCGGCGTCGCCGAATACCCGGCGGCCTGA